The Erythrolamprus reginae isolate rEryReg1 chromosome 3, rEryReg1.hap1, whole genome shotgun sequence genome contains a region encoding:
- the LOC139164726 gene encoding tubulin beta-2 chain, with translation MREIVHIQAGQCGNQIGAKFWEVISDEHGIDPTGSYHGDSDLQLERINVYYNEATGNKYVPRAILVDLEPGTMDSVRSGPFGQIFRPDNFVFGQSGAGNNWAKGHYTEGAELVDSVLDVVRKESESCDCLQGFQLTHSLGGGTGSGMGTLLISKIREEYPDRIMNTFSVMPSPKVSDTVVEPYNATLSVHQLVENTDETYCIDNEALYDICFRTLKLTTPTYGDLNHLVSATMSGVTTCLRFPGQLNADLRKLAVNMVPFPRLHFFMPGFAPLTSRGSQQYRALTVPELTQQMFDSKNMMAACDPRHGRYLTVAAIFRGRMSMKEVDEQMLNVQNKNSSYFVEWIPNNVKTAVCDIPPRGLKMSATFIGNSTAIQELFKRISEQFTAMFRRKAFLHWYTGEGMDEMEFTEAESNMNDLVSEYQQYQDATADEQGEFEDEGEEDEA, from the exons ATGCGTGAGATCGTGCACATCCAAGCCGGCCAGTGCGGGAACCAGATCGGAGCCAAG TTCTGGGAGGTCATCAGCGATGAGCATGGCATTGACCCAACCGGCAGCTACCATGGAGACAGCGACCTGCAGCTGGAGAGGATCAATGTCTACTACAATGAAGCAACTG GTAACAAGTATGTTCCCCGTGCAATTCTCGTTGACTTGGAGCCTGGCACAATGGACTCGGTCAGATCCGGACCTTTCGGCCAGATATTTCGGCCTGATAATTTCGTCTTTG GCCAGAGTGGTGCTGGGAACAACTGGGCCAAGGGCCACTACACAGAAGGAGCCGAGCTAGTGGACTCGGTGCTGGATGTAGTAAGGAAGGAGTCGGAAAGCTGCGACTGCTTACAGGGCTTCCAACTCACCCACTCGCTGGGTGGAGGCACCGGTTCTGGCATGGGAACGCTCCTCATCAGCAAGATTAGGGAGGAGTATCCTGATAGGATCATGAACACCTTCAGTGTAATGCCATCTCCCAAAGTGTCAGACACGGTGGTGGAGCCATACAACGCCACCCTCTCTGTCCACCAGCTGGTAGAGAACACGGATGAAACTTACTGTATTGACAATGAGGCGCTGTATGACATCTGCTTCCGCACGTTGAAACTCACAACTCCCACCTACGGCGATCTCAACCATTTGGTGTCTGCCACCATGAGTGGAGTGACCACCTGCCTCCGGTTCCCCGGCCAACTGAACGCAGATCTTCGCAAGCTGGCGGTCAACATGGTGCCTTTCCCTCGCCTGCACTTCTTCATGCCGGGCTTCGCTCCCCTGACGAGTCGCGGCAGCCAACAATACCGAGCCCTCACAGTCCCAGAGCTGACTCAGCAGATGTTCGATTCCAAAAACATGATGGCGGCCTGTGACCCCCGCCACGGCCGGTACCTGACGGTGGCAGCCATCTTCCGGGGCAGAATGTCCATGAAGGAGGTGGATGAGCAGATGCTGAACGTCCAGAACAAGAACAGCAGCTACTTTGTGGAGTGGATCCCCAACAACGTGAAGACGGCCGTGTGCGACATCCCTCCACGAGGCCTGAAGATGTCTGCCACCTTCATCGGCAACAGCACCGCAATCCAGGAGCTCTTCAAGAGGATCTCGGAGCAGTTCACGGCTATGTTCCGGCGGAAGGCTTTCTTGCACTGGTACACCGGCGAAGGCATGGATGAGATGGAGTTCACAGAAGCCGAGAGCAATATGAACGACCTGGTCTCCGAGTACCAGCAGTATCAAGATGCTACTGCAGATGAACAAGGAGAGTTTGAGGACGAAGGAGAGGAGGATGAAGCTTAG